GGGTATTGCTTCTACAAAATATAGGCCCACTTAATTTCCCATTTTTATTGCACTGCtatttatctaatataattttctgtactcAATTACAGGTGGATTCACAGAGCAGTCACGTCAGACTGATTTTCATATGACAACACATCGAGGTGCCCAAACTTCAGGTCGCATGTTTGAGACTGCATGCATCAGCTACCTCATACAGTGTGGATACTCTATTCTGCCACCTGAAAGCACTATATCACAGATGGAGAAACTAAAAGGTCCCAAGAAATCTTGGGATGATCTCGTGCTTGATCAACATCCTGCACGAGAGTTCATTGCTTCAAGATCCATACCCAGCCCAAATCCTTCTGTTTCGAGGTCATCATCTCGAGGGTCATCCAGGACAAACACACCATTGCCATTCTTGTCTTCTCCACCATCAACTTCATATGCTACACCTGAACCGCAAGTGACACCTGTGCTTCAAAGGGCCCCAACAAAAACTACCCCATCAACATTGAGTAGTGCCTTTAAGACATTTAATTTCTATCCTGAGAGGAGGCAGGGCCAAGGTCCAAAGAGACCCCGCAATGAAATTTATCCTTAGGTGAAAGATGTCCAGGAGCAGGGCCTTGCAGTTACGTTCCTCAAGGAGGTATCCCCAGGGTTTTATGTCTACCCTGACATAGAGGATATCTCTTTCCCTGTGCATAGAAGGGAGGTCGTGGAGCTACAGGAGCCACAGGCAGCGACAATCCAAAGAAAATATGGGTTCAAGTTCAACAGTAGCATTAAATCGGCAATAGTGTCAGTCCTCAATAGATAGAATAGGCTAATTTTGCTCACATACACTCAGGGAAGTAGCTAATAAGCATTATTTCTTCAAGTTTAATGGTTTAACATATGTCTAATTAATTTCGATGTTAGTAGTCAATCATGTGCTTCATTTCATCGagtaatgtatgaaaatattcaaattttttggTTGTGTTAATGATGTAACTTAATTTTTAGTTAATTTGCTGATTTagtaatattttttgtatttgatttACTTATTAAATGTTATTCTTTCATTCTATGTGCCTCATTTCTTCCTTATTTAATACAGGTGCAATGTACATGCAATTGAAAAAATTGCGTCACCATTGGGCCAGGTGAGTCAGCATAGGAACATGTGCATAATAGTGACGCACCGACTTCGGCCGccaataactcaaaaactataaatgataaatcaaatttgattaaaacacatgaaaATATAATCATCTGTGAATAAAACAAGACCCAGaacttgaaaaaatatgaaaaagcaagAGAGCTGTAAGCGATGGAATGAAAAAATCCAGGGAAAATGCGTCACCATTGGGCCCCTTACCCTatgttcaagaaaatatttgtcctattagtatactttctttagataaatatcgatctattatcagagattaaataaaactagcgtacagtcaaatttacgctacgtagtactcgtGACATCTGATACAGACCCACAAACTACGGTATTATTGTGCTGTATtatagggtaatgtaacctagggaaaaactactTTTCCAATAGGAAAAGAAACCttttgtatcgttacttaatatttcgataatgggaatactaatattaatcattagcttattggaaggaaatcactgaaCTGTATTATCCGTTGTTGCTCCGAGCTGTCGTTAAACAAGTACGTCGTTAAATGAGGACTAACTATAATATTTTCATTAGAATGAATTACTGTTCATCCAAATTTATTTTCTGATGTTCTGTAAAAATTACAATTTGAAAGCactaatttgtattcttcctaactatacaaacccaggttctttacataggagataaAAAATAGCATAAGCTGGAAAACGGCCA
The DNA window shown above is from Palaemon carinicauda isolate YSFRI2023 chromosome 37, ASM3689809v2, whole genome shotgun sequence and carries:
- the LOC137629056 gene encoding uncharacterized protein isoform X1, which translates into the protein MNIILYGLPPNTTHIMQPLDVAVFGPLKKNWTKGAKEFERKNPDDMITQVNFAKVFLPIYYDSVSAANIKSGFSKCGLVPFDADKPDYSKLRSAAAVHEEPSTLFEAIDLGGFTEQSRQTDFHMTTHRGAQTSGRMFETACISYLIQCGYSILPPESTISQMEKLKGPKKSWDDLVLDQHPAREFIASRSIPSPNPSVSRSSSRGSSRTNTPLPFLSSPPSTSYATPEPQVTPVLQRAPTKTTPSTLSSAFKTFNFYPERRQGQGPKRPRNEIYP
- the LOC137629056 gene encoding uncharacterized protein isoform X2, producing MNIILYGLPPNTTHIMQPLDVAVFGPLKKNWTKGAKEFERKNPDDMITQVNFAKVFLPIYYDSVSAANIKSGFSKCGLVPFDADKPDYSKLRSAAAVHEEPSTLFEAIDLEQSRQTDFHMTTHRGAQTSGRMFETACISYLIQCGYSILPPESTISQMEKLKGPKKSWDDLVLDQHPAREFIASRSIPSPNPSVSRSSSRGSSRTNTPLPFLSSPPSTSYATPEPQVTPVLQRAPTKTTPSTLSSAFKTFNFYPERRQGQGPKRPRNEIYP